From the uncultured Trichococcus sp. genome, one window contains:
- the pknB gene encoding Stk1 family PASTA domain-containing Ser/Thr kinase — translation MEAGKKLGGRYKIVRHIGSGGMANVYLGQDLILDRPVAIKVLRFDFRNNKDALRRFQREALSATQLIHPNIVGVYDVDEEDELQYIVMEFIDGTDLKKYIDIQGRVSPEKSIHIMHQVLSAVALAHKNRIIHRDIKPQNILIDNQDRIKITDFGIAVALSETSITQTNTLLGSVHYLSPEQARGSMATSKSDIYALGVVLYELLSGAVPFDGESAVSIALKHFQEPMPSIREKHPEIPQSLENVILKATAKEPLDRYATCEEMMADLDTCLDEGRLHEAPFMPVSLLQETKVLTPLSAEIVANGDSDKTIVSPPPSAKAEPIQEYESGREAAVAAVGKKKRKKWTFVLIFVLLLALIASFFLFFYNNREADAVIVPDVSDMDQASARLALEDAGLVVGDITEEYSDEVEEDFVIETSPKIGASVEAGDEVDLIISLGEELFTLLDYEGQEYERVLDELREEGFTIERTHEFSSEVAAGNIISQSIEPGAEVNPSKTTLSFLVSDGNESYTMRDLSGYTRKSVEDYSGQYGLALTVTEAYSDTIAAGLVVSQSLAVGSAFVSGDALNVAISLGPEEPQVVSFSRTITIPYLAAAVSEPASESSNSQGGGNTDSDANVSSTSNETNHIVIYIEDEDHAISDVFREFDIAADEVVTLNFRILEGGSASYRIERDGEVISEASELTQ, via the coding sequence GTGGAGGCAGGAAAGAAATTAGGCGGTCGCTATAAAATCGTGCGGCATATTGGAAGCGGCGGGATGGCAAACGTTTATCTTGGCCAAGATCTGATTCTGGATCGCCCGGTCGCCATCAAAGTATTGCGTTTTGACTTCCGTAACAACAAGGATGCTCTGCGCCGTTTCCAGCGTGAAGCCCTCTCGGCCACGCAATTGATCCATCCCAATATCGTGGGCGTGTATGATGTTGATGAAGAAGATGAATTGCAATACATCGTGATGGAATTCATCGACGGCACGGATCTGAAAAAATACATCGACATCCAAGGCAGGGTTTCGCCGGAGAAGTCGATCCATATCATGCACCAAGTTTTGTCGGCTGTGGCGTTGGCACACAAAAACCGGATCATTCATAGGGACATCAAGCCACAGAATATTCTGATCGATAATCAGGATCGCATCAAAATTACCGATTTCGGTATTGCGGTTGCGTTGTCGGAAACATCGATCACCCAGACAAATACGCTGTTGGGGTCCGTTCATTACTTGTCCCCGGAGCAAGCCAGAGGCAGCATGGCAACTTCAAAATCAGACATCTACGCTTTGGGTGTTGTCCTGTATGAATTGCTCAGCGGGGCGGTTCCGTTCGATGGAGAATCGGCCGTCAGCATTGCCCTGAAGCATTTTCAGGAACCGATGCCTTCCATCAGGGAAAAGCATCCGGAAATCCCCCAAAGTTTGGAAAACGTCATCCTGAAGGCGACGGCGAAAGAACCGCTCGATCGCTACGCTACCTGCGAAGAAATGATGGCGGATCTCGATACTTGCCTGGATGAGGGACGCCTGCATGAAGCACCTTTTATGCCGGTATCGCTGTTGCAGGAAACCAAAGTGCTCACCCCCCTATCCGCTGAAATAGTGGCTAATGGGGATAGCGACAAAACGATTGTTTCGCCTCCGCCAAGCGCGAAAGCCGAGCCGATCCAGGAATACGAATCAGGGCGAGAGGCCGCTGTAGCCGCAGTCGGCAAGAAAAAACGAAAGAAGTGGACATTCGTTCTTATCTTCGTGTTGTTGCTCGCTCTGATCGCTAGCTTTTTCCTTTTCTTCTACAATAACCGGGAAGCAGACGCGGTGATTGTGCCGGATGTGTCCGATATGGATCAAGCCAGCGCACGCCTTGCTTTGGAAGACGCAGGGTTGGTCGTGGGGGATATTACCGAAGAATACAGTGATGAAGTCGAAGAAGATTTCGTCATTGAAACATCGCCAAAGATTGGTGCATCCGTGGAAGCCGGTGATGAGGTCGACCTGATCATCAGCCTGGGCGAGGAATTGTTCACGCTGTTGGACTATGAAGGCCAAGAATATGAGCGTGTTTTGGATGAACTGCGTGAAGAAGGCTTCACGATCGAAAGGACGCATGAATTCAGCAGCGAAGTCGCAGCAGGCAATATCATCAGCCAAAGCATAGAGCCTGGTGCGGAAGTGAATCCGAGCAAAACTACGCTGTCGTTTCTGGTGAGCGACGGAAATGAGTCCTATACGATGCGCGATCTCTCGGGATATACGCGAAAAAGTGTCGAGGATTACTCGGGTCAATACGGGCTTGCGTTGACAGTCACGGAAGCCTATTCAGATACGATTGCAGCAGGTCTCGTCGTAAGCCAAAGTCTTGCCGTCGGATCCGCTTTTGTATCCGGAGATGCCTTGAATGTTGCGATTTCGTTGGGTCCTGAAGAGCCGCAAGTCGTCTCCTTCAGTCGCACCATCACGATTCCTTATCTCGCAGCAGCCGTATCGGAACCCGCTTCTGAGAGCAGCAACAGTCAAGGCGGCGGAAATACGGACAGCGATGCGAATGTCAGCAGCACCTCCAACGAGACGAACCATATCGTCATCTACATAGAGGATGAAGATCATGCCATCAGTGACGTATTCCGTGAGTTCGATATAGCAGCAGATGAAGTTGTGACACTGAATTTCCGTATTCTGGAAGGTGGCTCCGCCTCTTACCGGATCGAAAGAGATGGTGAAGTCATCAGCGAAGCGTCTGAACTTACACAATAA
- a CDS encoding thiamine diphosphokinase has protein sequence MQSEKVVIVVGGDQTDVAALVHRYSASHRLVGADRGALTLAGLLADFDAAIGDFDSVTPAEMEEIKKKSRICRVLPAQKDETDTEAAIAYAIETFNPEEIILLGAFGGRLDHLMSNLWLAFHPLLQGMAGKISLMDRHNSLRFYMPGSYVLEKEADKKYLSFIGMTPIKKLTLTGVAYPLHGKDYDYPIALVSNEFEENGMRFSFESGLLAVIQSTDKRK, from the coding sequence ATGCAGTCTGAGAAAGTAGTGATTGTGGTCGGTGGCGACCAGACGGATGTAGCCGCCTTGGTCCACCGCTATTCGGCAAGCCATCGCTTGGTCGGCGCAGACCGCGGAGCGTTGACGCTTGCCGGGCTGCTCGCTGATTTTGATGCGGCCATCGGCGATTTTGATTCCGTCACCCCGGCAGAAATGGAAGAAATCAAAAAGAAAAGCCGTATCTGCCGCGTCCTGCCTGCCCAAAAAGATGAAACGGATACAGAGGCGGCCATCGCCTATGCGATCGAAACGTTCAACCCGGAAGAAATCATTCTTTTGGGAGCCTTTGGAGGGCGATTGGACCATCTGATGAGCAATCTCTGGTTGGCGTTCCATCCGCTCCTGCAAGGGATGGCAGGGAAAATCAGCCTGATGGATCGGCATAATAGCTTGCGGTTTTATATGCCCGGCAGTTATGTTCTGGAAAAAGAGGCGGATAAAAAATACTTGTCGTTCATCGGCATGACCCCAATCAAGAAATTGACCCTGACTGGAGTTGCCTACCCTTTGCATGGGAAAGATTACGATTACCCGATAGCTTTGGTCAGCAACGAGTTTGAAGAGAATGGGATGCGTTTTTCTTTTGAATCAGGCTTGTTGGCAGTCATCCAAAGTACTGACAAGCGCAAATAA
- a CDS encoding Stp1/IreP family PP2C-type Ser/Thr phosphatase produces the protein MQIAFKSDRGKKRAINQDYVSYFVNEAQQPLMIVCDGMGGHKAGDVASEMGVSHLGAAWKGSRFTNSEELSRWLIANIQRVNDLIFQKSLDYSDLDGMGTTLVAAAIVGKEIIFANIGDSRAYVYRNYKLRQITEDHSLVNEFIKSGEITPEEAQHHPRKNILTRSLGVSRKLDIDIIAMPLVQGDLLLLCSDGLTNMIDDEGIAQILKDWLPLEEKVLSLVDKANAAGGLDNITVLLADFTDREGEPSWRQERN, from the coding sequence ATGCAGATAGCCTTCAAAAGTGATAGAGGCAAAAAAAGAGCAATCAATCAAGATTACGTGAGTTATTTCGTGAATGAAGCCCAGCAGCCGCTCATGATCGTATGCGATGGCATGGGTGGCCATAAGGCCGGTGACGTCGCCAGCGAAATGGGTGTATCCCATCTGGGCGCAGCCTGGAAAGGATCCCGTTTCACGAACAGCGAAGAATTGTCCCGTTGGCTGATCGCCAATATCCAGCGCGTCAATGATCTGATTTTCCAGAAATCGTTGGATTACAGCGATCTGGACGGAATGGGGACGACTTTGGTGGCGGCGGCCATCGTAGGCAAGGAAATCATTTTTGCCAATATCGGTGACAGCCGGGCCTACGTCTACAGAAATTATAAACTCCGCCAAATCACAGAAGACCATTCCTTAGTGAATGAATTCATCAAGTCAGGGGAAATAACCCCCGAGGAAGCGCAGCATCATCCAAGAAAGAATATTTTGACGCGCTCCCTGGGGGTCTCCAGGAAACTGGATATCGATATCATCGCCATGCCGCTCGTGCAGGGGGATCTGTTGTTGCTTTGCTCCGATGGCTTGACCAACATGATTGATGATGAAGGAATCGCCCAAATTCTGAAGGATTGGCTTCCTCTTGAAGAAAAAGTCCTTTCCTTGGTCGATAAAGCGAATGCTGCTGGCGGACTGGATAACATCACAGTCCTTTTGGCTGATTTTACGGATAGAGAGGGGGAACCGTCGTGGAGGCAGGAAAGAAATTAG
- the rsgA gene encoding ribosome small subunit-dependent GTPase A, with protein sequence MQKGQVRKAISGFYYVYVDGQTYQTRGRGNFRVKNMAPLIGDFVDFESDNLTEGVLLDIYPRKNELVRPTVANVDCGVIVMSAIEPDFSSYLVDRFLVYLEANNITPIIYVTKIDLLDEKAKKDMLQYKTYYESIGYKMILSDYPEGASSLEELVTTMGKGMAVFMGQSGAGKSTLLNQLMPELDLQTGEISTALGRGRHTTRHVELHPVGDALIADTPGFSTIDLIDIEAADLPSFFPDFEALRDQCRFAGCMHINEPNCRVKEAVASGEIAPYRYEHYLQFHEEIVGRKPMYTKKNKR encoded by the coding sequence TTGCAAAAAGGACAAGTCAGAAAAGCAATAAGCGGGTTTTATTATGTGTATGTGGATGGTCAAACGTACCAAACGAGAGGGAGAGGAAACTTCCGCGTGAAAAATATGGCTCCGCTTATTGGGGATTTTGTCGATTTCGAAAGTGACAACTTAACGGAGGGTGTTCTGCTGGACATCTACCCCAGAAAAAATGAATTGGTTCGTCCGACGGTGGCGAATGTCGATTGTGGCGTCATTGTCATGTCGGCGATCGAACCCGATTTTTCATCCTATTTGGTGGATCGTTTCTTGGTTTATCTGGAAGCGAACAACATCACTCCCATCATCTATGTTACGAAAATTGATCTGTTGGATGAAAAAGCTAAGAAGGATATGCTGCAGTACAAAACGTACTATGAATCGATCGGGTACAAGATGATTTTATCGGATTATCCTGAAGGCGCCTCTTCTTTGGAGGAGTTGGTCACGACCATGGGCAAAGGGATGGCGGTGTTTATGGGCCAGTCCGGTGCCGGGAAATCCACTTTGCTGAACCAGCTGATGCCCGAATTGGACTTGCAGACAGGCGAAATCTCGACCGCCTTGGGCAGGGGCCGCCACACGACGCGACATGTCGAGTTGCATCCTGTAGGCGACGCTCTGATTGCGGATACCCCTGGCTTCAGTACAATCGACTTGATCGACATTGAAGCGGCCGATCTGCCTTCATTTTTCCCGGATTTTGAAGCGCTGCGCGACCAATGCCGATTTGCAGGCTGCATGCACATAAACGAGCCGAATTGCCGGGTGAAAGAAGCCGTTGCATCAGGGGAAATTGCCCCGTACAGATACGAACACTATCTGCAGTTCCATGAGGAAATCGTCGGCCGCAAACCGATGTACACAAAAAAAAATAAGAGATAA
- a CDS encoding Asp23/Gls24 family envelope stress response protein has protein sequence MAVKIQTQYGMVDLSNDVIATVVGGAATDNYGVVGMASKNQIRDNISEILKKENYSRGVVIRQEENGVAVDVYIIVLYGTKISEICRNVQTQVKYNLEMMLGFSANTVNVFVQGVRVLKD, from the coding sequence ATGGCAGTTAAAATCCAAACACAATATGGGATGGTTGACTTATCGAACGACGTGATCGCTACGGTAGTGGGCGGCGCCGCAACGGATAATTATGGTGTTGTCGGCATGGCCAGCAAAAATCAAATCAGAGATAATATCAGTGAAATATTAAAAAAAGAGAACTATTCACGGGGTGTCGTGATTCGCCAAGAAGAAAATGGAGTAGCTGTTGATGTTTATATCATTGTACTCTACGGAACAAAAATTTCTGAGATTTGCCGGAATGTTCAAACACAAGTCAAATATAATCTTGAAATGATGTTGGGCTTTTCCGCAAATACAGTGAATGTGTTCGTCCAAGGCGTAAGAGTATTAAAGGACTAA
- the rpe gene encoding ribulose-phosphate 3-epimerase: MKIAPSILSADFANLERDVKLVEQAGADYIHIDAMDGQFVANLTLGPNVVQAIRPHTKLPLDCHLMVNTPEKLIPAFARAGADIITIHAEATAHVHGAIQMIKNENIAAGIVINPGTSVEVIKPVLGDVDMVLVMTVNPGFGGQSFIESTLDKIQELASLREKHGYHYEIEVDGGITHETITKCIKAGADVFVAGSYIYDDENPAAAISRLKDACHNAV; the protein is encoded by the coding sequence ATGAAAATTGCTCCATCCATATTAAGTGCTGATTTCGCAAATTTAGAGCGGGACGTCAAGTTAGTCGAACAAGCGGGCGCCGATTATATCCATATTGATGCCATGGACGGCCAATTCGTTGCCAATTTGACTTTGGGCCCAAATGTTGTCCAGGCAATCCGGCCGCACACAAAATTACCGTTGGATTGCCATTTGATGGTGAACACGCCTGAAAAATTGATCCCGGCTTTCGCCAGAGCCGGCGCCGATATCATCACGATCCACGCGGAAGCTACTGCTCATGTCCACGGCGCGATCCAGATGATAAAAAATGAAAATATAGCAGCCGGTATCGTCATCAACCCGGGCACAAGCGTAGAAGTCATCAAACCCGTTTTGGGGGATGTCGACATGGTGCTTGTCATGACCGTCAACCCGGGCTTCGGGGGCCAAAGCTTCATCGAAAGCACCTTGGACAAAATCCAAGAGTTGGCTTCTTTGCGCGAAAAGCATGGCTATCATTACGAAATCGAAGTCGATGGCGGCATTACCCACGAGACCATCACCAAGTGCATTAAAGCGGGTGCTGATGTATTCGTAGCCGGTTCCTACATTTATGACGATGAAAATCCAGCAGCTGCCATCAGCCGACTGAAGGATGCTTGCCATAATGCAGTCTGA
- the rsmB gene encoding 16S rRNA (cytosine(967)-C(5))-methyltransferase RsmB encodes MDNKLKNKIKHTVRYLAVDILESVENEGAYSNLLLNKVIQSEKLSPKDAGLLTEIVYGVIQRKMTLDYGLSAYIKDPKKQLSWVTNLLRVSAYQMVYLTKVPDHAVLFDAVEIAKAKGHAGIASYVNGVLRNVQRNGLRDWKSISNAKKRISVGASLPKWLVAYFIEKIGIEETEKMAFSLLEDPFVSVRLQSDEMSREEAVELLKADGYDVVPSPVSPVGIRIRGGKIVDSPLFKEGVLTIQDESSQLVAPVGELEKDFLVLDSCAAPGGKTTHMASYLSASENGKVIALDMYEHKISLINQNAERLHVSDRIETKVLDAKEAGKAFEPETFDVIYVDAPCSGLGLMRRKPDIKYVKSAQDFLDLHQEQLRILESVSSLLKKGGRLVYSTCTLTEEENQMTVHTFIENHAEFAIVPVRSDYLDKKSFTPEGFVQIFPHDYGTDGFFISCMEKGK; translated from the coding sequence ATGGACAATAAACTTAAAAACAAAATCAAGCATACAGTCCGTTATCTGGCAGTCGATATATTGGAAAGCGTAGAGAATGAAGGCGCGTATTCCAATCTGCTGCTGAACAAAGTCATCCAATCCGAAAAGTTGTCGCCGAAAGATGCCGGTTTATTGACTGAGATTGTCTATGGCGTCATCCAGCGGAAAATGACTTTGGATTATGGCCTTTCGGCATACATCAAAGATCCCAAAAAACAACTTTCTTGGGTCACTAATTTACTGCGTGTTTCCGCCTATCAGATGGTCTATTTGACGAAGGTTCCGGATCATGCCGTCCTTTTCGATGCGGTTGAGATTGCGAAAGCTAAGGGACATGCGGGCATCGCCAGTTATGTGAACGGCGTACTGCGGAATGTGCAGCGGAATGGGCTGCGCGATTGGAAATCGATCAGCAATGCCAAGAAACGCATCAGCGTAGGTGCCAGCTTGCCGAAGTGGCTCGTCGCCTATTTCATTGAAAAAATCGGTATCGAGGAGACCGAAAAAATGGCTTTTTCCTTATTGGAAGATCCATTCGTATCGGTCAGGCTGCAGTCAGATGAAATGTCCCGGGAAGAGGCTGTCGAACTGTTGAAAGCGGACGGTTATGATGTGGTCCCGAGTCCTGTTTCTCCGGTAGGCATCCGGATCCGCGGCGGGAAAATCGTTGACTCCCCGCTATTCAAAGAGGGCGTCCTTACGATTCAGGACGAATCGAGTCAATTGGTTGCACCGGTCGGAGAGCTGGAAAAGGACTTTCTGGTTTTGGACAGCTGTGCCGCACCGGGCGGGAAAACGACGCACATGGCCAGTTATCTCTCGGCTTCGGAAAACGGCAAAGTCATCGCCTTGGATATGTATGAGCACAAGATAAGCTTGATCAACCAAAATGCCGAGCGTCTGCACGTATCCGATCGCATCGAAACAAAGGTGTTGGATGCGAAGGAGGCAGGCAAAGCGTTTGAACCGGAAACCTTTGATGTCATCTACGTCGATGCACCCTGTTCGGGGTTGGGGTTGATGCGCAGAAAACCGGATATCAAATATGTGAAGAGTGCGCAGGACTTTTTGGACTTGCATCAAGAACAACTTCGGATACTGGAATCGGTAAGTTCGTTGCTAAAAAAAGGTGGACGTTTGGTGTACAGTACATGTACACTTACTGAAGAAGAGAATCAAATGACTGTCCATACATTCATTGAAAATCATGCCGAATTTGCAATTGTCCCGGTGCGCTCCGATTATTTGGACAAAAAATCTTTCACTCCTGAAGGATTTGTGCAGATTTTTCCGCATGATTACGGAACCGATGGATTCTTCATCAGCTGTATGGAAAAAGGTAAATGA
- the rpmB gene encoding 50S ribosomal protein L28, which translates to MSKECFVTGRKSRSGNNRSHAMNYTKRTFKPNLQKVRILVDGKPKKVWVSARALKSGKVERV; encoded by the coding sequence ATGTCAAAAGAATGTTTCGTAACAGGACGTAAAAGCCGTTCAGGTAATAACCGTTCCCACGCTATGAACTACACAAAACGTACTTTCAAACCAAACTTACAAAAAGTTCGTATCTTAGTCGATGGAAAACCTAAAAAAGTATGGGTTTCTGCTCGAGCTTTGAAATCTGGTAAAGTTGAAAGAGTATAA
- a CDS encoding DAK2 domain-containing protein, which translates to MKKTELTVEDFKAMVEIGAERLSENAEYVNSLNVFPVPDGDTGTNMNLSFTSGAERVRLSNAAKIDQLGSDLAKGLLMGARGNSGVILSQLFRGFSKAIEGKTTLNTADFAEAFSHGVETAYKAVMKPVEGTILTVARESAKAGMKKAEHTDDIIELMGTVLKVAQMALEKTPDLLPVLKEVGVVDSGGQGLVYIYEGFMESLTGEKVPSAEKVVSQADVTEIAHQENYHNVSHSIATEDIEFGYCTEIMVKLGEGETVTDTFDYDTFRNHLNEIGDSLLVVADDEIVKVHIHTEYPGEVMNYGQKFGSLMKIKVDNMRMQHDAVLEKADVPAKKLEKVPYGVIAVAAGEGVHALFKSMGVSTIINGGQTMNPSTEDILKAIERTNAEKTIILPNNKNIFMAANQAAEVSDADVVVVASKTISQGLTAMLAFNESEDLETNKANMTAELEKVVSGQITNAVRDTVIDGLTITKDDFMGIVDGKILTAAKDRKAATIETLKKMITDDSEIVTIIFGEDSDENESKEIAAIIESEYDFLEVEVQEGDQPVYSYLLSVE; encoded by the coding sequence GTGAAGAAAACTGAATTAACAGTGGAAGACTTTAAGGCGATGGTGGAAATTGGCGCTGAACGTCTCAGCGAGAATGCGGAATATGTGAATTCTTTGAACGTGTTTCCTGTTCCGGATGGAGACACGGGCACAAACATGAATCTATCATTCACGTCGGGAGCTGAACGTGTCAGGCTGTCGAATGCTGCAAAAATTGATCAATTAGGATCGGACTTGGCTAAAGGCTTATTGATGGGCGCCAGAGGGAACTCGGGCGTCATTTTATCCCAGCTGTTCCGTGGCTTTTCAAAGGCGATAGAAGGCAAAACGACCTTGAACACAGCTGATTTTGCGGAGGCTTTTTCCCACGGTGTCGAGACAGCCTATAAAGCGGTCATGAAACCTGTGGAAGGCACCATTCTGACGGTTGCGCGCGAATCCGCCAAAGCCGGCATGAAAAAAGCGGAACATACGGATGATATCATCGAGTTGATGGGAACGGTCCTTAAAGTGGCTCAGATGGCACTGGAGAAGACACCGGATCTGTTGCCGGTATTGAAAGAGGTAGGCGTCGTCGACAGCGGCGGACAAGGCCTTGTCTACATTTACGAAGGTTTTATGGAATCCTTGACCGGAGAAAAAGTTCCGTCAGCCGAAAAGGTCGTCTCACAAGCGGATGTGACCGAAATCGCCCACCAGGAAAATTACCATAATGTTTCGCACTCCATTGCGACAGAAGACATTGAATTCGGTTATTGCACAGAAATCATGGTCAAATTGGGCGAAGGCGAAACCGTGACGGACACCTTTGACTACGATACTTTCCGTAATCATCTGAACGAAATCGGGGATTCCCTATTGGTCGTAGCGGATGACGAAATCGTGAAGGTCCATATCCATACCGAGTATCCAGGGGAAGTCATGAACTACGGTCAAAAATTCGGTTCCTTGATGAAAATAAAAGTGGACAACATGCGGATGCAGCATGATGCTGTCCTGGAAAAAGCGGATGTACCCGCCAAAAAACTTGAAAAAGTTCCTTATGGTGTGATAGCTGTCGCTGCCGGTGAAGGCGTACATGCCCTGTTCAAGAGCATGGGAGTCTCCACAATCATCAATGGCGGACAAACGATGAATCCAAGCACAGAAGACATCCTTAAAGCGATCGAAAGAACAAATGCCGAGAAAACGATCATTTTGCCGAACAACAAAAATATTTTCATGGCTGCAAACCAGGCTGCCGAGGTGTCTGATGCGGATGTGGTTGTAGTGGCCTCAAAGACGATTTCACAAGGTCTGACAGCGATGCTTGCCTTCAATGAATCCGAGGACCTGGAAACCAATAAAGCCAATATGACGGCCGAACTGGAAAAGGTGGTCAGCGGACAAATCACGAATGCAGTGCGCGACACAGTCATAGACGGATTGACCATCACCAAAGACGACTTCATGGGAATCGTTGACGGGAAAATCCTGACGGCCGCCAAGGACAGAAAAGCCGCTACGATAGAAACACTGAAAAAGATGATCACGGACGACAGCGAAATCGTCACCATCATCTTCGGGGAAGACAGCGATGAGAATGAAAGCAAAGAGATTGCAGCGATCATCGAATCGGAATATGACTTCCTGGAAGTGGAAGTGCAAGAAGGGGATCAACCGGTATACAGTTATCTTCTTTCTGTAGAATAA